One genomic segment of Arachis duranensis cultivar V14167 chromosome 4, aradu.V14167.gnm2.J7QH, whole genome shotgun sequence includes these proteins:
- the LOC107486129 gene encoding proline-rich receptor-like protein kinase PERK1 produces MEMSSKNRIFRYEELAVATDGFSKANLLGEGGFGYVHKGLLPNGKEAAIKQLKDGSRQGEREFQAEVDIITRLHHRNLVSLLGYCIADHHRLLVYEFVPNNTLEFHLHGQGPTLDWPTRMRIALGAAKGLAYLHEECYPKIIHRDIKAANILLDFNFQAKVADFGLAKFCPDMNTHVSTRVMGTLGYVAPEYASSGNLTEKADVFSFGVMLLELITGRRPAMPLLTKVLKENNFEVVADRKLQNQYEPTEMVSMLASAAASIRYEAKLRPKMSQIVRALEGDASQVAEFTSNVLCLDSDEK; encoded by the exons ATGGAAATGTCATCAAAGAACAGAATATTCAGATACGAGGAGTTGGCAGTTGCAACAGATGGGTTCTCGAAAGCAAATTTACTTGGAGAAGGTGGATTCGGTTATGTCCACAAAGGACTCCTTCCAAACGGCAAAGAGGCTGCCATCAAACAGCTCAAGGATGGAAGTAGGCAGGGAGAGCGTGAATTCCAAGCTGAAGTAGACATAATCACTCGGCTTCATCACAGGAATCTCGTTTCTTTGCTTGGATATTGCATCGCCGACCACCATAGACTTCTCGTCTATGAATTTGTTCCAAACAATACATTAGAGTTCCATCTACatg GGCAAGGTCCTACTTTAGATTGGCCTACAAGAATGAGGATTGCCCTAGGAGCTGCTAAGGGATTAGCATATCTTCATGAGGAAT gtTATCCCAAGATCATCCATCGTGATATCAAAGCTGCTAACATTCTCCTCGATTTTAATTTCCAAGCGAAG GTTGCTGATTTTGGGCTTGCAAAGTTTTGCCCGGATATGAATACGCATGTTTCCACTCGAGTGATGGGAACTCTAGG GTATGTAGCTCCTGAATATGCTTCCAGTGGAAACCTCACCGAAAAGGCCGACGTTTTCTCCTTTGGAGTCATGCTTCTCGAGTTAATTACTGGCCGCCGACCA GCAATGCCTTTGCTAACAAAGGTTTTGAAAGAGAATAATTTTGAAGTTGTAGCTGACCGAAAGCTCCAAAATCAGTATGAACCAACCGAAATGGTTTCCATGCTGGCTTCTGCAGCTGCTTCTATACGATATGAAGCAAAGCTTCGACCAAAGATGAGTCAG